CTGAGTGTGTCAGACCCCCTGTGACAGCCCTGGCCCATCTCTGCCTGGTTCGTTCTCCCCCCCTTCTGCTGTGTATGCCATGGTGAGACCCCAGTGTGCGGGGACAGGTGCACTTGGCAGTGTGGGCCCAGCCAGCGCTCtgcagggggcagagcgggggtggggatgggggcagcttAAGGTCCTGCCACCAGAACATGCGGGTCCTTGTCTTTGTACCCCTGAGCTCACCAGGCCCTGtgacagcctggctgggagtgcCCAGGGAGGGCACTGGGCCGAGGGGAAGGAGGGACTgttctgccagccccagcctgcctgaGCCTCCGGGCTCCTCTCCCAGAGCGTCTGACGGGAGGCGCAATCGACAGAACGGGGCATGTTCTAGGGCAGCTCTAGCCCTGGTACTGCCAGTGAGACGTGTCCTCGCGGCCCTGCCTGACGGGTCTTTGTGTTTCAGAACCTCGTGGTGACTGCAAGAAATGTAACTACCACAAGAAAAGTACAGTCACCCTCGCAGTCGTGGTCTTAGGTCTCATCATCACGGTTATTGTCCAAGCAGGTGAGTTCTCAGCCCTCTCTGCACATCCCGTTCCCCCTGGAGCCACCACAGTTACAGTCTCTCCTCCCGGCCTGTCTGGCTTCTGCCCCTGGGACAGAGGATTCCTGGGAATGTTCCGCCCCGACCCTCCTCCGCTCCCTGCCAGACCCCCTGCACCTGGGCACTCTCTGTGTCAGACGATCTGACTGACAttagctccccccagcccagctctgagcaCTTGGGGCCCAAGTCACTATTGCCGGGCCCCAGGCACAGTCGCTGATACCCCCGTGCAGAGTGGGGGTGATTGACAGGAGAAGGTGCAGGGCAGCGATGAGCTGGGCCGTCTGCCTGCAGCGTGTCGCCCTGAGGTACCAGCCTGGCCTGCCTGCAGCCCCGGGTCatgcctgggctgggctggcaggtgcTGGCGTGTCACTGACATGAGCTGTAGAACGCAGCACAGACATCTCCATTAACGCCGTGTGAAACCCACCAGTTAGTGACCTCGGCAGTGCAGGGTCCCGTAGCGCTATTGACTCCCCCACCTACACAGACAGCGGGTGCTAGTGCAGAGGGCGGCTGTTCGTGGTGAATGTGAGCCTGGTGTATCTGCCAAtcgactggggcaggggggctgtgagACTGTCAGGGGTGGGATTTATCTGTTGTCCTGGGATCTGATCACTGGGCCCCAGGAGGGTTAGCAGCTGGCAGAGGGGGTGAATCCAGGTCTGTCTGCATTAGGAATCCTCTGTGCTGATGGAACAACGTTGATAGCAGTTTGCACCAATTCAACTGTAACATAGATgggctgcagtggtgcagaaagGGGCTTGCCCTGGTGCCGGTCACTGCAGTAAGTTACCAGAGTGGGACATGCTGCTCCAGCACATCTGTGCGAGGGGTTTGCACTGACGTATCTGCCTCCCCATCCTTACACCAGTGCCAGCTGCCCTGCTACAGGTGGGCCGtgagtcccagctccctgctggaCTGGCCGGCTGTTGGAATGGGCAGCATTGGCTCACACGGCGTAAGGTGGGATCTGTGAGCTTGGGGTTCCACAGCTACGGGTGCAGGGAGCCCCCAGGATTCAGTGGGGTCAGATGCTGGAGATGGCACCAGTCAGAGGCTCCTTGCTGTGCCCTGTCCCTCCTAGGCAGTACTGAAGGGCCCACAGGCCTGGCAGCCTCTGTCCCGGGGGCCGGTGTCTTCCCATATCCAGCTCTGTACAGGGTGTGCAATGTGAAGTTGTGCCccacagctgcagcagctccctgaaaTGAGTGACACAAATCACACCCTGAGCAGGACTATAAAGCATCGTATGCACTGACCGCCCTGCTCCATTCCGTGTGTGAGCACTAGTGTGTACAGCACCCTGCACCTGAAATCTCCAGGGAGATACATGCCTGGCACATGACCTGCTTGTTCTTTGATCACCGCGGCCTCAGCTGCTAATGTTCTCCCAAACTTGTGTGTCCCAGCCACAGGGGAAGGCTTAAAAACCAACTGTGGAGTTACTGGTGCAACATGAGGAGCAAAAAATGTGACTTGCACAAAAATGGCTGGAGAGGTTTGTGTcagactcctccccaccccaaaaatgaAACAACACAAAAAAACCCTGAGGCTGAGAGTGAGCAGGAGTGACTCTCAGCAAGGCACTAACTGATGTGGTGTTTGGAATAGCTTAGCAACCCCTGCCCCATAGTGACCTAATAACCCTGCCTCTGGTTATTCACTTACTGCACTGACCTTGCCAATAGCTCCTTGGTATCAGTTATGGGTGGCCCCGCTGCTGGTCTCTCTGGCACTGAAAGGGTTACACTGCAGGCGGAGCAGCTGGGTGTTCTAGCTGCTGTATTTGGGGGGAGAAATCTCTGTAGGTAAGAAGTGCGTCAGGTTGCAATTGGCCAGTCAGTGTAACTGGCCATTTCctgttacagtaactcctcacttaacgttgtagttatgtgtAGCAAAGCAACAAATTACCAaagtggtgcctcctgctggtaatcttgggaattagctcaattgcagcctctgctggccagtgtctcgcccagaccccagtgcccctttaccctggagttctgccccagcagtactcCTCTACCACCcctcttgcctcagtggctactgccagtcatcatctagccccttctctcaggggcaaactgcagtctgtcatggccactcatcgTTGGCAAGGGGATTGGaccggctgcctctgcctatccccgggctacacctctgcaaccccagtacctgctttGGCCTTTAGCAAGACCCACAGCCTGGGGATTTGcaaggctggagctccccagctcctcttgctttTCCCCAGTAGAGCTCTACTCCCAGTACCCTGAGGTCCCAGGAAGCCAGATCCTTCTCCCTCCACACCTAGAGAGACTCTCTGCCTTGTGGGCctgcagcccttttatagggcccagcctggccctgattggctgcctctcaGCCTTTTCTGattggctctcagccccagcccttggcaagggctggcttttaacccttgaTAAGCTGCAGCAGGGTGACTGCCCCACTacattatgttcctgaaaaatgctactttaagcaaaacgatgttaagtgaatccaattttcccataagaattaatgtaaatgggggtgggggtgggggggttacgttcacacacaaacacacacagtataagttttaaacaaacaaacaatttaatactgcacACAggtatgatgattgtgaagcttggttgaagtggtggagtcagagagcgaagagggtgggatatttcccagggatgccttactgctaaacgatgaactagcactcggctgagccctcaagggttaacacattgttgttaatgtagcctcccaatctacaaggcagcacaaatggagggagacGGGACAACATGTCagacagagacagtgtgtgtgtgtgtgtgtgtgggggggaacacaccctgtgtgtgaggaagagatgcgcattgcccctttaagtacgctgaccccactctaagtacactgccactttaagtagatcagcaagttgagacagcagctgctgcggggtaaaggagcagagggggaggcaggagcagggggacaccctgatatttgcacccctcttcttccccccccgccGCACAGCAAAGCAGGaggctccagggagcagctccaagccagagggcaggagcaggggagcagCACATGGCCGTGGGGGGAGGGACCGCTGAACTGCCGGcagttgatagcctgctgggcagctgccacacagggaacttaggggagcggggagctgatggggggctgttggcccaccctggttccaagcccccaccagctagctgcagggctgctcttgctgcaagcagtggacaaggctgccaaacaacattataagggagcattgcgcaactgtaaacgagcatgttctctaattgatcaacAATGTAACATTGTTAACCAGGGCGAtgctaagtgaggagttactgttaCTGGGGCTCTGGCGCCACCTCGTGGCATTTTGTGTCCCTGCCTGAAAGTTACTTCACTTAATGTCTCAGTTATTCACCTGCCTCTTGTTGCTCTGTTGAACGTCCGACTGTTGCTCTTGTGCCTGGGATGAAATGCTCTGAGTTGTGTTAGTCCCCCCAAGCTGTGAGTGTAACAGGAATCCTTCCTGCCAGGCAAACATCACAACAAGCGTCTCCATCGCCCTGTGTCTGGCTGTGCTGGGCGGGCCCGGGCAGCGGGTGTTCAGTCTCCTGAAGGGAAGGGAGTTTGTTCCCATCTTCATTTCAACCTGCCTCTCTTGGGAAGCCAAGCGCAGAGCAGGGGGACGGGGGTAGCGGCCCAGGCTAGCAGGATTCCTCGGGGTAACAGACCTGACAAACACGACTGAACTCGACCTCTTATCCAGTGTCACTCTTCTTCCCACTGCTGTTTGTCCACCCCCTGTAACTgtcccctccctctgcagctccctgcccaccccccgctCTACACTGAGCTTGGGCCTGGTTCTCTGTGCTTTGAAGCACGAGCTGTTTGTCAGCTGCATCCCTATTGAATGTGaacctgaggccctgccccagtgAGACCAGGATCAGGTAACCCCTCACCCGACCATCTCTGGGCTGGATTCCCGGCATTCTCCTGGCTCCCTCACGccctccctgcagctgccagggGAGTCTCAGAAACCTGGGGTGCCGGGGCTCATCTCCCCACAGATGGGCAGCTCCCCTCTTAAACCACGTGTTACTGTCTCATTTCAGTGTTGTTATCTGGATGTTCTTCAGCTGCTCTGGGCCCCGCGTGCCCGAACGGCTGGATTGGATACCGAGGGAAATGTTACTATTTCTCTGAGGTCCAAGGGAATTGGACCTAGAACCACTGCTCCTCCCTCGGTGCCTCTTTGGCTGAGATCGACACCCGGCAGGACCTGGTGAGAGACTCACTGCAATGGCCTGGCCTTGGCACAGCGGCTGCTGCAGTAGgacctgggctctgcccctgcagGACAAGGAGCAGCTCTGAGCCCTCTCGTGCTGGGAAGACAGAGTGAATGAACTTCCAGACAC
The window above is part of the Chrysemys picta bellii isolate R12L10 chromosome 12, ASM1138683v2, whole genome shotgun sequence genome. Proteins encoded here:
- the LOC135974928 gene encoding C-type lectin domain family 2 member E-like, with translation MESAAGNIENEMPLQQGYQKSGEEPEPRGDCKKCNYHKKSTVTLAVVVLGLIITVIVQAVLLSGCSSAALGPACPNGWIGYRGKCYYFSEVQGNWT